One Halarcobacter ebronensis genomic window carries:
- a CDS encoding FAD-dependent oxidoreductase yields MNTKHYDVVIVGGGISGAALFYELARYTDVKSVCMLEKYEDLATLNSKGTSNSQTIHVGDIETNYTLEKAKITKRTANMIVKFNLQRGLQDKIMFAHQKMALGVGEKEVNFIKNRYEEFKELFPYLELWDKERLRELEPKLVYADKEQTKDRPEPILAMGTQSEYTTVDFGAMTKELAKAGQEEKEKLTDIYFNAEVDEIEKVGDIYKLTTTSGSVFTANFVVVNAGAHSLYLAHKMGYGDHMGSLSMAGSFYITNGEFLNGKVYMVQNPKLPFAALHGDPDILCDGKTRFGPTALALLVLERYKGGKSFFQCLKTMNIDGNILKIFWDLLKDSDIRNYVFKNFLFEVPGINKGLFVKDARKIVPSLSTEDIEYAKGFGGVRPQVLNKDQQKLMLGEASINPGDGILFNMTPSPGATSCLGNAERDIKIVCEYLNLKFDEERFKEELTDDNK; encoded by the coding sequence ATGAATACAAAACATTATGATGTAGTAATTGTAGGTGGTGGTATCTCAGGGGCTGCACTCTTCTATGAGTTAGCAAGATACACCGATGTAAAAAGTGTATGTATGCTAGAAAAATATGAGGATTTAGCAACTTTAAACTCAAAAGGAACAAGTAACTCACAAACTATTCACGTGGGTGATATTGAAACTAACTATACACTTGAAAAAGCAAAAATAACAAAAAGAACTGCAAATATGATTGTTAAATTTAACCTACAAAGAGGGTTACAAGACAAAATTATGTTTGCTCATCAAAAAATGGCATTAGGGGTTGGTGAAAAAGAGGTAAATTTTATTAAAAATAGATATGAAGAGTTTAAAGAACTTTTCCCTTATTTAGAACTTTGGGATAAAGAGAGACTAAGAGAGCTAGAGCCTAAACTAGTTTATGCTGATAAAGAACAAACAAAAGATAGACCAGAACCAATTTTAGCAATGGGAACTCAAAGTGAATATACAACTGTTGATTTTGGTGCAATGACAAAAGAGCTTGCAAAAGCGGGACAAGAAGAGAAAGAAAAACTAACTGATATATACTTTAATGCTGAAGTAGATGAGATAGAAAAAGTTGGAGATATTTATAAATTAACTACTACAAGTGGTTCAGTATTTACTGCAAATTTTGTTGTTGTAAATGCGGGAGCTCACTCACTATATCTTGCACATAAAATGGGATATGGAGATCATATGGGATCATTATCAATGGCTGGTTCATTTTATATTACAAATGGAGAGTTTTTAAATGGTAAAGTATATATGGTACAAAATCCAAAACTTCCATTTGCTGCACTTCATGGTGACCCAGATATTTTATGTGATGGGAAAACAAGATTTGGACCAACAGCTCTTGCACTTTTAGTTTTAGAGAGATATAAAGGTGGAAAATCATTCTTCCAATGTCTTAAAACTATGAATATAGATGGAAATATTTTAAAAATTTTCTGGGATCTATTAAAAGATTCAGATATTAGAAACTATGTATTTAAAAACTTCTTATTTGAAGTTCCTGGTATAAATAAAGGCTTATTTGTAAAAGATGCAAGAAAAATTGTACCTTCATTAAGTACGGAAGATATAGAGTATGCAAAAGGTTTTGGTGGAGTTAGACCACAAGTTTTAAATAAAGACCAACAAAAATTAATGCTTGGTGAAGCTTCAATTAACCCAGGTGATGGAATTCTTTTTAATATGACTCCAAGTCCAGGTGCAACTTCATGTTTAGGTAATGCAGAAAGAGATATAAAAATAGTTTGCGAATACCTTAATCTTAAATTTGACGAAGAGAGATTTAAAGAAGAGTTAACAGACGATAACAAGTAA